The sequence ACGTATCTGATCTGCAAAGTAAGCATTTTTTTTCGGAATTTGCAAACTTAATCGCTGAATTATTTCCAAAGCTTTCGAATATCTACCCTGTTTGATGTAAATTCGTGCCAAAGTTTCGGTAAAGTACTCACTTTCAACCCCATTTTCGTCCTCAGAGGGCTCTGGTTGGGGCTCAGGACGGTACTCAGGTACCTCGCGCAGCTGGAACCCACCTTTGTCATCATTTATGAACGAATCAATCAGGTCCTGACCAAACATTTTTGGCATCTCACCAGGCATCTCCTGACCACCATCGGGCTCGATATCCATCAGGTAGGCCACGTAATCTACAGCAGCATCGGCAGGCGTAGGCTTGCGCTTGGGCTTCAGTGTCTCGGTCTTGGCCTCCTCGGGGATACTATCCAGGAAGTTATCAATCAGCGAGATGGTACGATCTTCGGTTGGTTCAGCTGGCTGCTGAACAGGTATTGCTGCAGGTGCAGGCTTAGCCACAGGATGATACTCGTAATGGCGCCCCTCGATCATCTGGAACAGCACGCGGCGATCGGTGATATAGGCTGATGCGCGACGCAATTCTTCGTCGAATGTAGGATCATGCAACAGATACAGATTCTGCAGCATCAACAATCGGGCTGTCTGAAAATAGGGATACAGAGCCAGCAGCGAACGCAACTCGTAGAGCGTTTCGCGGTCCATCTGTTCAGGATGCTTAATGAGTTCTGTAATCTCCATTACGCTATTATCTTAACTTAAAATTACCAGTTGGCTACGGTACGGTTGAAGATCTGATCGCAGAGATCCTTCACCATCTGTGTTACCAGTTCCTCCTGCACAGCATTCAGACTCTGTGTAGTCTCGTAGCTCTGCGTGGCAGTAAACTGCTGCTCAAAATCTTCGTTGTGGTTCTTATTATTCGTAAATCGTACGTTCACAGTCATGGAGAGCTCGGTCATAGCCGAATATCCCTCGGCACTCACGCTCTTGTTACGCTGCTCGTAGCGTATAATCTCACCCTCAATCTTCAGGTCGCCATTACGCTTAACCTGCTCCAGTCGGGTATGGTTGGCAAACTGATCCTTCAGCTGATTGTTGAACATCGGGCCCATAGGTCCCCACACATAGCTACTGCGAATGGGGAACTCGGCAATGGTGATGGTCTTGGTCTGCGAATAGTCGATGCTGGCACCGTTGAACTTATAGCTCACGGAGCAGCTTGTTACAACTGCAATGGCAGCAACAAACACGATTGTTTTTATCTTATTGATCCAAGCCATACTGTTTCAATCTGCGATAAAGGGTTCTATCACTAATACCCAGTTCCTGGGCGGCTTTCTTACGATTGCCATGGTTGCGCTCCAAGGCCTTCTCCAGCATCTGCTTACCCATGTCGTTCAGGTTCAAGCTCTCGAGTTCCTTCTCGGGCTCGATGTACTCCTCGGCAACTGCGTCTTCGACAGTTGACAGTGGAGAGTGGATAGTTGAGAGTTGAGAGTTGAGAGTTGACAGTGGAGAAGGCACTGTAGGCAGGGGATCGACGGTGGTAGGCTTCGTGCTCTGCACATCGTCGAGCTGCTTTTTCAGCGCACTCATCTCGCGGCGCATATCGTTCACGTTACCACGAAGCTCGAACAGAATCTTATACAGAATCTCGCGTTCGTTCTCAAAGCTATGATCGCCACTGCCATCGCGATGGATGGTGGCCAGCTGTGTGGTTTCATGATCCTGAGGGATGAACTGACTGAGCACCTGAGCGGTGATGGTACGTTCGGGCGAAAGCACACTGATTTGTTCAGTGATATTCTTCAACTGGCGAACGTTGCCCGGCCACTTGTAGTGCAGCAGTATCTGCTTAGCACCCTCGTCGAGCACCACGCGGTCCATCTTATATTTCTCGGCCATCTGCAAGGCAAACAATCGGAACAACAGGATGATATCCTCGCCACGCTCACGCAGAGGAGGCATCTGGATGGGTATCGAGTTGAGGCGATAGTAGAGGTCTTCGCGGAAGCGACCCTCGCTGATGGCCTGACGGATATTCACATTGGTAGCGGCTACAATACGTACGTCGGTTTTACGAATCTCGGTGCCACCCACCGGGATATACTCACCAGTTTCGAGCACACGCAGCAATCGCGCCTGGGTGGCCAAAGGCAGTTCGCCCACCTCGTCCAGGAAGAGCGTACCCTTGTTAGCTACACCAAAGTAACCTGGCGAATCGTTGATGGCACCAGTGTACGAACCCTTTACATGTCCAAAGAGTTCTGAGTCGATGGTACCCTCGGGGATAGAGCCACAGTTGATGGCAAAATACTTTTCGCGTCGGCGTGGTGAGTTGTCGTGAATCACCCTTGGAATGATTTCCTTACCCACTCCACTCTCGCCTACAATCAACACACTAAGGTCGGTTGGCGCAACCTGCAAGGCTACGTCGAGCACGTGGTTCAATGCGTCGCAATTGCCAACGATATTGTACCGCTGTTTGATGTTTTGAAGTTCTGATGTCTTCATTGAGCTGACAAAATTACATATTTTTTCTGAAACATCTGCAATTTTGGCAGAATTTTAACGCTTATTACTTTTCTTTCTTGTCCAACTTGATTAAAAGCAGACCAATAGCCGTCCATATCAACTCACGCAAGCGCACCAGCAGGGCTACAAAAATACCAGCATTAGCTGTCATACTCAAGCCCTCGGTACTCATCAGGAATCCACCCTCGCGACCACCCAGTTGCAGGGGCATAAAGAACAGCATATTGGCAAACAACGTGGTGAATGCGTAGATGAGGATGCACTGTGGAATGGTTACCCCAGGCATGATTACCAGCAGGATAAAATAGATTTCGAACGTAGAGGCCACACGGCACAGCAGTTCGAGCACCACAGCCAGTTTAAATGTACGGGGGTTCTGATTGTGCAGGGCAGCTATCTGCTCATCTACCTCGGCCAGTTTTTCGCGGTTGCGCTCGATAAAGGGGGCAGCCCACTTCTTTACCATAGGGAAATGACTCAGGATGGTCATACCCGTCATGGCAATACCACGCTTGTAGCCACGCAAGAAGAACCAGATGGCCACCAGTGCCACTGCAGCAATGATGGGCAGCAGGATATAGGTCAGCGGCGTCATCTTCTGCGTGATAATATAAAGAGGTACGCTAAGCAGCCAGAACCAGAAGTGACTGTAGATGTGCGTCATCACATACAGTATGACTGACGATGATGCACGCTGGGTGCCCACCTTGGGCGACAGCGACATGATGCGATAGGGCTCACCACCCATCAGTCCACCAGGGGTAGCATAATTCAAGGCAAAGGCCGAGATGGTGATCTTATAGAGCCACCAGAAGCCCACCTTGCATTTGCGACACACGCCCATCTCGTTGCCGATGGTATTGATAATGAGATACCACGAGGCGGTGTTCATCATATACAGGAAAGCCCA is a genomic window of Xylanibacter ruminicola 23 containing:
- a CDS encoding tetratricopeptide repeat protein, with protein sequence MEITELIKHPEQMDRETLYELRSLLALYPYFQTARLLMLQNLYLLHDPTFDEELRRASAYITDRRVLFQMIEGRHYEYHPVAKPAPAAIPVQQPAEPTEDRTISLIDNFLDSIPEEAKTETLKPKRKPTPADAAVDYVAYLMDIEPDGGQEMPGEMPKMFGQDLIDSFINDDKGGFQLREVPEYRPEPQPEPSEDENGVESEYFTETLARIYIKQGRYSKALEIIQRLSLQIPKKNAYFADQIRFLEKLIVNSNKKNK
- the lptE gene encoding LptE family protein is translated as MAWINKIKTIVFVAAIAVVTSCSVSYKFNGASIDYSQTKTITIAEFPIRSSYVWGPMGPMFNNQLKDQFANHTRLEQVKRNGDLKIEGEIIRYEQRNKSVSAEGYSAMTELSMTVNVRFTNNKNHNEDFEQQFTATQSYETTQSLNAVQEELVTQMVKDLCDQIFNRTVANW
- a CDS encoding sigma-54-dependent transcriptional regulator, which gives rise to MKTSELQNIKQRYNIVGNCDALNHVLDVALQVAPTDLSVLIVGESGVGKEIIPRVIHDNSPRRREKYFAINCGSIPEGTIDSELFGHVKGSYTGAINDSPGYFGVANKGTLFLDEVGELPLATQARLLRVLETGEYIPVGGTEIRKTDVRIVAATNVNIRQAISEGRFREDLYYRLNSIPIQMPPLRERGEDIILLFRLFALQMAEKYKMDRVVLDEGAKQILLHYKWPGNVRQLKNITEQISVLSPERTITAQVLSQFIPQDHETTQLATIHRDGSGDHSFENEREILYKILFELRGNVNDMRREMSALKKQLDDVQSTKPTTVDPLPTVPSPLSTLNSQLSTIHSPLSTVEDAVAEEYIEPEKELESLNLNDMGKQMLEKALERNHGNRKKAAQELGISDRTLYRRLKQYGLDQ
- a CDS encoding lysylphosphatidylglycerol synthase transmembrane domain-containing protein gives rise to the protein MNKKYQNGFFLFGLLVLIIMASQLDFRQAWEGIQHAGYWFVGVLVLWAFLYMMNTASWYLIINTIGNEMGVCRKCKVGFWWLYKITISAFALNYATPGGLMGGEPYRIMSLSPKVGTQRASSSVILYVMTHIYSHFWFWLLSVPLYIITQKMTPLTYILLPIIAAVALVAIWFFLRGYKRGIAMTGMTILSHFPMVKKWAAPFIERNREKLAEVDEQIAALHNQNPRTFKLAVVLELLCRVASTFEIYFILLVIMPGVTIPQCILIYAFTTLFANMLFFMPLQLGGREGGFLMSTEGLSMTANAGIFVALLVRLRELIWTAIGLLLIKLDKKEK